AATATTAAAATTCAGTTTCTTGGTGGCAGCGGCGAGATAGGCAGCTTAGCTCTGGTGTTAGAGGTGGATGGCATGAAACTATTGTTTGAGTATGGTATGTCCCCTACTAAACCACCTGGTTACCCGCTTCCTCCACCACCAGTAGATTTAGCATTATTGTCCCATGCGCATCTTGACCATTCTGGTATGATACCCTGGCTGTGCTCAAGGAGTGATCTAAGTGTTTTTGCAACTGAGCTTACGGCAATAATCGGTGATTTGCTGTTTAAAGACTCTATAAAGGTTGCTAAGATAGATGGTTACTCCATTCCTTTTGATAGGAATGATATAAAGGATGCTGAACACAGTTTTGTAAACGTATCACCATTCCAAAGAAGAGAAATCGGGGAAGACAGTGAGATCCGTTTTCATTCAGCTGGGCATATACCTGGTTCACTAATGTTCGAGTTAACAGGTTCCCAGAAGATTCTTTTCACAGGCGATATGAATGTTATAGATACCAGGCTGGTAAAGGGAGCAAAACCAGTGGGTTGTGACATTCTATTCATTGAGGGCACATACGCTGGTAGGGAACATCCAAAGCGTAGTGAACTAGAAAAAATGTTTCTCGATAAAATCGATGAGGTCGTAGGCAGAGGAGGTGTTGCTGTTATCCCTGCTTTTGCTGTTTCACGAAGCCAAGAACTTCTCATGGTACTAAGAAACTCTGGATACAATATATGGTTTGATGGTATGGGTAAAAAAGTCACAAAGATTTTTTTGAAACACAGAGAAGAACTTAGGAACGTAGCTGATCTTAAAAAAGCATTTAACGAGGTAAACCTAATACACTCAGATCATGGTAGAAAACTAGCGTTGAAATCAGAGGTTATATTGACATCTAGTGGTATGCTTGATGGTGGACCTGTTTTATGGTACATGAATAAGTTGAAAAACGACAAGAAAAGTGCGGTTCTACTAACAGGTTATCAGGTTGAGGGGACAAATGGTAGACTTCTTATGGATAAACATAAACTAGATTTTTATGGTGTCACTGAAGACGTGCAATGCGAGGTCCAGTATTTTGATTTCTCTGCTCATGCAGGGCATAGTGAGCTAGTAGAGTTTGCTAGACGATGCAACCCAAAGAAGATAGTTTTATTCCACAGCGATAACAGAGAGGCGCTTGTTAAACCCATGTCTGATTTCGCAGAGGTTTACACACCTGGTAACGGAGAACTATTTGCTTTGTAACAACCTAAATAATTTAAATTTTAAAAGATGTTAAATTGAATAATGGATGTTAGAAAGGTGGAAAACAAAAAATGACTGAGCTGACACAGAGACAAACATATGATCTTAAACGAAAAATCGAGGAGCTTAAGTCATGCAGAGGTAGGCATACAGAGTTAATCTCTTTGTATATACCGCCAACAAAACAGATTTTTGATGTCATGTCTTATCTCAGAAACGAGTATTCTCAGTCACAGAACATAAAATCAAAAACCACTAGGAAAAACGTAGTTTCTGCTATAGAGTCTATAATGAACAGGCTTAAGCCTTTTAAGAAACCACCAGAAAATGGTCTTGCTATGTTTGTCGGTCATAAGAGTGTTGGTAGTGATCAGACAGAGATGGTTGCCTATGTTATAGAGCCTCCTCTGCCTGTTATTACTTTTCTATATAGATGCGATTCCACGTTTTATACCGAGCCTTTGGAGCAGATGTTTTCTGAGCAAGAAATATATGGGCTTTTATTGATGGATAGGCGAGAATGCACTATTGGTATGCTTAGAGGCAACCGAGTTGAGTTGCTTCGTTATATGACTTCGCAGGTCCCTGGTAAACATGGTAGGGGTGGTCAATCTCAGCGGCGTTTTGAAAGACTAACTGAGATAGCTGCTCATGAGTGGTTTGTTAAATGTGGTGAGCGAGCAAGTGAGATATTTAGAGCAGAAGAAAAACTAAAGGGCATAATTGTTGGCGGTTCTGGTCCGACTAAACAATATTTTGTTGACGAGGGTTACTTGCATTATGAGGTTCAGAAGAAGATTATAGGTATTTTTGATACAGGTTATACTGATGAATATGGTTTGAAGGAGTTGGTTGCTGCTGCAGCAGAAACCATGACCGACTTAAAAATTGCGAAAGAAAAAAAGATCATGAAGCAGTTCCTCCAGGAAATAACAAAAAACGATAAAAGTCTCGCTGTTTATGGTGAACAGCAGGTACGTAAAGCTTTGGAGATGAGTGTCTTAGACACTTTGTTACTCTCAGAAAACCTTAGGAAATATAGAGTTAAAATTAAATGCCCATCTTGTGGTCATATTGAGGATAGAACCCTTGATGAGGATGCTTTAAATAATTTTGTTAAACCTGCTTGCCCTAAATGTAATTCATCTATTCCTATGGAGATTGTTGAAAAGATAGATTTAATTGATGAGTTGTCTGATATCGCAGAGAAAACAGGTTGCAGTGTTTATCTCATATCTCAGGATAGTGAAGAAGGTGATTCGCTTTTTAGAGCATTTGGTGGTATGGCAGGTATTTTGCGTTACTCCTTAGATTTATAATAATCTCATTATACAATCTTATCATATGTGTATTTAAACCTATTATATATAAAAGGGGTATTATTTGTACCGATAGTTTTATAAATAATATAAGATATTATTTTATTAGGTAATATACATGTCGTCAAGAGAAGATTTCAAATCATTTATACCAGCTAGTAAAATTATACCTGAACTGACATTGAAAGCTGTTTTGGTTGGTGCTATCCTCGCTGTTATTCTTGGTGCAGCAAACGCATATCTTGGTATGTATGCGGGTATGACTGTATCAGCTGTTATTCCTGGTGCAGTTATGGCCTTTGCATTTTTGAGGCCTTTTAAAGGGACTATACTTGAGGTTAACCTTGGTATGATGGGTGCTGCTGCTGGAGAAGCACTTGCAGCAGGTGTTATTTTTACTATACCTGCTCTCGTTCTTATAGGGGCTTGGAGCGATGTTCATTGGTTTGAGACAACAGTGATTGCTTTCCTTGGTGGTACTCTTGGTGTTCTATGGATGATACCACTTAGGCGCGCTATGATTATCAAAACAGATTTACCTTTCCCAGAAGGAGTAGCTGTTGCTGCTGTTCTCACAACAACTGTTGGTGGTGAAACCTCTGAGAAAGCCAAGAAAGATGGAAGTAAAGTTAGTGGTATCTGGCTTCTTGTTGGTGCTCTCATTGCTGCCTTATTTAAATTCGGTCAAGTTGCACTTAACATGTTTAGTGGTGCACTCCATGGTATAGCTAACATAGGTAAATACAGCATTGGTGGCGGGGAAAAACCAGGGGTTTTATATGGAGGGTTAGCTGCATCACCTGCTTTGCTAGGTGTTGGTTGGATCATTGGACCGAAGATTGCTGCTTTTGTTTTCGTTGGTGGTTTACTTGGATGGGTTATACTTGCCCCTCTTATAGCACTCGCAACAGGTTTACCAACTCCTATCAGCCCAGGTGATATTGCTGATGCACTTTCTTTTGGCAATGGTAATCTAGAGATAGGCGCTCAGATTTGGGGTTTCTTCCAGATATGGGGGAAATACATTAGATACATTGGTGTTGGGGCGATGGTAGTCGGCGGCCTATATACTATATTTAAACTCAGAAAGAACCTTGCTAGTGGAATCAAGGAAGCTGTTCATGGTATTAGAGGCGGTCAGGGTGAGGTTAAAAAGAGGACAGATAGAGATGTAAATATTAAGCTCGTATTCATTTTAATTGGTATACTTACTATACCGATAGCTTTGATTTATGGTATGATATCTGGTTTGTGGATTGTTTCTATTTTAATGGCTGTTTTTGCTGTTTTCTTTGCTTTCATAGCTAGTGCAATCGCTGGTTATATGGCAGGTATACTAGGTTCATCTAATAACCCGATATCTGGTGTAACTGTTTCAGTTTTGCTTATAACCTGCTTAATTTTATTAGGTTTTGGAATTAGTGGAACTGGTGCATATGGTGTAGCAATTCTCATAGCTGCTGTTATCTGCTGCGCTGCAGCTATATCTGGTGATGTGCTACAATCTTTGACATGTGGTCAGATGATTGGTGCTACACCAAGAAATCAGCAGATAGCTGAAATCATCGGCGTGGCATGTGCAGCTCCTATACTAGCAATAATTGTCCAGGCGCTTGACCAAGCATATCATATAGGTAGCCCAAGCTTACCAGCGCCACAAGCATTCCTCATGCAAGGTATAGTTAAAGGTGTTCTTGGTGGAGAGATGGTTTGGCCGTTTGTTGTCGCAGGGATGGTATTAGCGTTTGTATTAATTTTGATAGGTTTACCGGTTTTACCAGTTGCTATTGGTATATATCTACCATTCACTTTGAGTACACCTATATTCTTTGGTGGTATAGTTAGATACTTTACAGATAAAGTCATTGCAAAGAAATACGGTTCTGCTGCTGAAGAAGAGATCAGCGATTGGGAATTGGCGATTAAACAGACTGACGTTAAACCAAAAGAAAAGATTATAAGAACAGGACTTCTTCTCACCGCTGGAATGATCGCTGGAGAAGCACTGATGGGTGTTACCGTAGCATTCCTGATCATATTTGGTCTAAACCTTTCAATGTTTAATTACCCACCAATCTTACCTAGCATAATAGTATTCATATTCATAGCAGTTCTCCTGGCGTACATCCCATTGAGAGAAATATATGCGAAAAAACAAGAACAGGGCTAGACTACCTACTGTTGATGAGTTTCTACAATATGTACCAAGACGACTGGATTTCGAATGGTACACAGAAGATGATCTTGTTAGGATAAAAGTGCCGAAGTTCAAGAGTAACTTCGGTAAATCTTTTTGTAATTTCATAAAAAAGGATAACATTTTTGTTGCTAACCTTGACAGGATAGGTTCCTTGGTTTGGAAAAGCTGTGATGGTAGAAACAATGTGAAACAGATACTAGACATAATAACGAAAGAGTTCCCAAATCAAAAAGATATTGACCAACGGTTGTTTTTGTTCCTCCAGCAAATGAAAGCGTTGCACTACATTGATTACTAAAAAAACTTATTTCTCTGTAAGATGCGCTTTTTTAACCAACATTATGCCATTATCTCTATTCCATTCTTTTGACACATCATCAAGAACAAGCCTTTTTTTAAAAAGCGGGCAATCTAAAACAAGAGTCTCAAACTCACCACCCTCACCAGCAACATTTATTTTATGCCCATCACATATTTTTACTAATTCATCTACACATTTATCATCTATATTTCTACCAAGCCAAGTTTCATCAAACCCCTTAGCGAAGACACCAACTATTACTGCTTTAAAACCAGCATTAACCTGCTCTCTTAAAATAAGTTCTTGATTTTTATGCCACAGCGGTGTAAATGATTTTATTCCCAAGTCGTAGCAGATTTTTTCTATACGTGTACGCTGGTACTCAGATGCTAACGCTCCGCTAATCACACCGTTGATATCAAGATTTTTTAGTACATCTTTCAAATCATTTAACTCTTCTTCTTTTTTCCCCTTTGTCACTCTTTTAATCAAAGTTATACCCATTGATTCTGCTTGTAGTTCTGTAAGGTGAATATTTAATGTATGATACATCCAAGACTCTTTGTTTTCAGATACTATAGTTACAAGTTTTGTTACATCCCAGCCATACTGCTGCGCTATATAAATAGCATATGTAGAATCTTTTCCACCTGAGAACAATGCAGCAACTTTCATACAAAAACAGGTAATATCTTTTTAACAGATAAACATTTATTGTACAAACCGCTTTAAACCAGCTACAATATACAGGAGATTTGTGGACAACATGAAAATCGGAGTAATATATGGTCATAGAATCCCAAACTTTGTGAAAAAAACAGAAAAAATAGAAGTAGAAACACCATATGGTAAGGTTAATATTGAATCAGCTAAACTATATGATCATGAAATATTTTTGTTAAACCGCCATGGTAAACAATCAAATTTACCTCCCCATAAGGTAAACTATCTTGGTAATATTTGGGCGTTATCATCATGTCACGTTGATTGTATCCTAGCAATCAGTGTAGTTGGTTCTTTGAAAAAAAACATAAAACCAGGTGACCTTGTTGTACCTCATGATTTTGTTGATTTCACAAAATCAAGAACATACACTTTTTTTGATGAAAAAAGAGTCCATGTTGACATGACTAGTCCCTATTGCCTATCTCTAAGAGACATTTTGATAAAATCATGTAAAAAACAAGGTGCAGCTATTAAATTACATGATAAAGGCGTGTACCTTGCAACAGAAGGGCCACGATTAGAGACACCAGCTGAAATCAAACTTTTCTCACAATACACAGATATTGTTGGTATGACCGCAGTTCCAGAGATTGTTTTAGCAAGAGAAAAAGGAATATGTTATGCATCCCTATGTGTTGTTTGTAACATGGCAGCTGGTATGCAAAGCAAACTAACAGCTGATGAAATATCTAATTTATACAAAAAGAAAGAACCTTTTGTTTCAAAAATATTGAAAAGTACAATAGAGGATATTGAAGAAAAAACATCTTGTGGTTGTAAAAGAATCTTATCCAAGGCATCGTTATGAATCCGGATAAATATGAGATAATAGAGCATACAGCAGACATAGGCATAAGAGCATATGGTAAAACACTCTCAGAGGCTTTTGAAAACGCAGCAAAAGGCATGTTTGATATTATAACTGATAAATCAGAGGTGGAATCAGTAGGTCAATATGAAATCAGATTAGATGCACCTGATTTAGAACAGTTGTTAGTAGATTGGTTGTCTGAGTTATTGTTTTTAAATACCTCTCAAAACCTTGTTTTTGGTTTCTTTAAAGTAGAAATTGATGAAAAGAAAAAGACTTTGAGGGCGCAGGTTTTTGGTGAAAAATACAATATATCCAAACACAAGGTTGGTACAGAAATAAAAGCTGTCACGTATCATATGCTTGAGGTGAAAAACAAAAAACCTTATCACGTTCAGGTTCTATTTGATATATAGAAATCACAATTTTTTAAGGTAAATAAAACCTCTGATTAGAACAATGAATACAGAACCTATTAGTAATGCTGCACCTACATAGACGATCAAAATAATTGAAAGACTATCCCTTGCTATCAACATAAAGAGAGAAATTAACGAGATAATAATTCCCATTATGACAAAATCTCTACCAACATATTTGTTTGATTTATACCAAACTTCGTTGTTTGAAAGTGTTTTTGGTAACCTAAATCCATAAAACCAGTTTGGTTTAACCTTTTCCAAAAGCAAAGGTATACCCATTATAATCTCTAGTAATCCAACCAAGATGTAGAGTAGGATTATTAAAACATAGTTATCCATATGCATCCTTTTCCTATTTTTTGATTTCTGTATAATCTCCTGTAATTTAATACTTTCAGCGACCCCTTCTTTTAATTTAAATA
Above is a genomic segment from Candidatus Thermoplasmatota archaeon containing:
- a CDS encoding MBL fold metallo-hydrolase, which encodes MNNNNIKIQFLGGSGEIGSLALVLEVDGMKLLFEYGMSPTKPPGYPLPPPPVDLALLSHAHLDHSGMIPWLCSRSDLSVFATELTAIIGDLLFKDSIKVAKIDGYSIPFDRNDIKDAEHSFVNVSPFQRREIGEDSEIRFHSAGHIPGSLMFELTGSQKILFTGDMNVIDTRLVKGAKPVGCDILFIEGTYAGREHPKRSELEKMFLDKIDEVVGRGGVAVIPAFAVSRSQELLMVLRNSGYNIWFDGMGKKVTKIFLKHREELRNVADLKKAFNEVNLIHSDHGRKLALKSEVILTSSGMLDGGPVLWYMNKLKNDKKSAVLLTGYQVEGTNGRLLMDKHKLDFYGVTEDVQCEVQYFDFSAHAGHSELVEFARRCNPKKIVLFHSDNREALVKPMSDFAEVYTPGNGELFAL
- a CDS encoding MTAP family purine nucleoside phosphorylase, which codes for MKIGVIYGHRIPNFVKKTEKIEVETPYGKVNIESAKLYDHEIFLLNRHGKQSNLPPHKVNYLGNIWALSSCHVDCILAISVVGSLKKNIKPGDLVVPHDFVDFTKSRTYTFFDEKRVHVDMTSPYCLSLRDILIKSCKKQGAAIKLHDKGVYLATEGPRLETPAEIKLFSQYTDIVGMTAVPEIVLAREKGICYASLCVVCNMAAGMQSKLTADEISNLYKKKEPFVSKILKSTIEDIEEKTSCGCKRILSKASL
- a CDS encoding SdpI family protein translates to MDNYVLIILLYILVGLLEIIMGIPLLLEKVKPNWFYGFRLPKTLSNNEVWYKSNKYVGRDFVIMGIIISLISLFMLIARDSLSIILIVYVGAALLIGSVFIVLIRGFIYLKKL
- a CDS encoding archease, translated to MNPDKYEIIEHTADIGIRAYGKTLSEAFENAAKGMFDIITDKSEVESVGQYEIRLDAPDLEQLLVDWLSELLFLNTSQNLVFGFFKVEIDEKKKTLRAQVFGEKYNISKHKVGTEIKAVTYHMLEVKNKKPYHVQVLFDI
- the prf1 gene encoding peptide chain release factor aRF-1: MTELTQRQTYDLKRKIEELKSCRGRHTELISLYIPPTKQIFDVMSYLRNEYSQSQNIKSKTTRKNVVSAIESIMNRLKPFKKPPENGLAMFVGHKSVGSDQTEMVAYVIEPPLPVITFLYRCDSTFYTEPLEQMFSEQEIYGLLLMDRRECTIGMLRGNRVELLRYMTSQVPGKHGRGGQSQRRFERLTEIAAHEWFVKCGERASEIFRAEEKLKGIIVGGSGPTKQYFVDEGYLHYEVQKKIIGIFDTGYTDEYGLKELVAAAAETMTDLKIAKEKKIMKQFLQEITKNDKSLAVYGEQQVRKALEMSVLDTLLLSENLRKYRVKIKCPSCGHIEDRTLDEDALNNFVKPACPKCNSSIPMEIVEKIDLIDELSDIAEKTGCSVYLISQDSEEGDSLFRAFGGMAGILRYSLDL
- a CDS encoding oligopeptide transporter, OPT family; this encodes MSSREDFKSFIPASKIIPELTLKAVLVGAILAVILGAANAYLGMYAGMTVSAVIPGAVMAFAFLRPFKGTILEVNLGMMGAAAGEALAAGVIFTIPALVLIGAWSDVHWFETTVIAFLGGTLGVLWMIPLRRAMIIKTDLPFPEGVAVAAVLTTTVGGETSEKAKKDGSKVSGIWLLVGALIAALFKFGQVALNMFSGALHGIANIGKYSIGGGEKPGVLYGGLAASPALLGVGWIIGPKIAAFVFVGGLLGWVILAPLIALATGLPTPISPGDIADALSFGNGNLEIGAQIWGFFQIWGKYIRYIGVGAMVVGGLYTIFKLRKNLASGIKEAVHGIRGGQGEVKKRTDRDVNIKLVFILIGILTIPIALIYGMISGLWIVSILMAVFAVFFAFIASAIAGYMAGILGSSNNPISGVTVSVLLITCLILLGFGISGTGAYGVAILIAAVICCAAAISGDVLQSLTCGQMIGATPRNQQIAEIIGVACAAPILAIIVQALDQAYHIGSPSLPAPQAFLMQGIVKGVLGGEMVWPFVVAGMVLAFVLILIGLPVLPVAIGIYLPFTLSTPIFFGGIVRYFTDKVIAKKYGSAAEEEISDWELAIKQTDVKPKEKIIRTGLLLTAGMIAGEALMGVTVAFLIIFGLNLSMFNYPPILPSIIVFIFIAVLLAYIPLREIYAKKQEQG
- a CDS encoding TIGR00289 family protein, which gives rise to MKVAALFSGGKDSTYAIYIAQQYGWDVTKLVTIVSENKESWMYHTLNIHLTELQAESMGITLIKRVTKGKKEEELNDLKDVLKNLDINGVISGALASEYQRTRIEKICYDLGIKSFTPLWHKNQELILREQVNAGFKAVIVGVFAKGFDETWLGRNIDDKCVDELVKICDGHKINVAGEGGEFETLVLDCPLFKKRLVLDDVSKEWNRDNGIMLVKKAHLTEK
- a CDS encoding PqqD family protein, yielding MRKNKNRARLPTVDEFLQYVPRRLDFEWYTEDDLVRIKVPKFKSNFGKSFCNFIKKDNIFVANLDRIGSLVWKSCDGRNNVKQILDIITKEFPNQKDIDQRLFLFLQQMKALHYIDY